The following coding sequences lie in one Funiculus sociatus GB2-C1 genomic window:
- a CDS encoding M15 family metallopeptidase, whose protein sequence is MDNAGIPGKPPETSVPPIDDIPEALRDTPKIKRRRRFKPILLLGGLLGLGAIALLVGIFLPRPTPQSSASTSQPKPSQTSPTPTVTPQATIFGHFSYPEAPASDLQPISFNGRLKMRKAAARQFQAMVAAARASGVNIVPISGFRSIDEQKHLFFDTKAQRGQSASERAKVSAPPGYSEHHTGYAVDIGDGNVPATNLSPRFENTAAFKWLVKNAPFYSFEISFPKNNPQGVSYEPWHWRFVGDSHSLETFYKAKNSENTQQSELTKPSPVPTLQFPVPSPSSPVPTLQFPVPSPSYPVPSP, encoded by the coding sequence TTGGATAACGCGGGTATACCTGGAAAACCCCCAGAAACCTCAGTACCGCCGATAGACGATATTCCAGAGGCGTTGCGGGATACACCTAAAATTAAACGTCGGCGACGATTTAAGCCGATACTATTACTTGGCGGTTTGCTAGGATTAGGAGCGATCGCTTTGCTTGTGGGTATTTTCTTACCTCGTCCCACACCCCAGTCGAGTGCGTCAACTTCCCAACCGAAGCCCAGTCAAACCAGTCCAACGCCCACAGTAACACCCCAAGCCACCATCTTCGGACACTTTTCCTACCCGGAAGCACCCGCCTCAGACCTGCAACCAATTTCATTTAATGGTCGCCTGAAAATGCGTAAAGCTGCTGCTAGACAATTTCAAGCAATGGTAGCAGCAGCACGAGCGTCGGGTGTTAATATAGTTCCAATTTCCGGTTTCCGCTCTATTGATGAGCAGAAGCACTTATTTTTTGATACCAAAGCGCAACGGGGACAGTCAGCTAGCGAACGAGCTAAAGTCAGTGCGCCTCCAGGCTACAGCGAACATCATACTGGCTACGCGGTAGACATTGGCGATGGAAACGTTCCGGCAACAAATCTCAGCCCCAGATTTGAAAATACAGCTGCCTTCAAGTGGCTTGTGAAAAATGCCCCCTTCTATAGCTTTGAAATATCATTTCCCAAAAATAATCCCCAAGGTGTTAGTTATGAGCCTTGGCACTGGCGCTTTGTTGGTGATAGCCACAGTCTAGAAACATTCTACAAAGCCAAAAATTCCGAAAACACTCAGCAATCAGAATTAACTAAACCTTCCCCAGTCCCTACTCTCCAGTTCCCAGTTCCTAGTCCCTCCTCCCCAGTCCCCACTCTCCAATTCCCAGTTCCCAGTCCCTCCTACCCAGTCCCCAGCCCCTAA